A window from Balearica regulorum gibbericeps isolate bBalReg1 chromosome 1, bBalReg1.pri, whole genome shotgun sequence encodes these proteins:
- the RRP7A gene encoding ribosomal RNA-processing protein 7 homolog A — MAAPTERVVGAAPVGYTALAVKFGARQRSPHCLLVKEHQVREGAGAAHPPRRTLFVLNVPPYCSPDSLSRLFARCGHVQSVDICDKPGLGEKKEKVTSKFFNRKTVTGFQVAYVVFRKPAGVQAAKALAQEGPLLISTESHPVKTGISKWIDSYAASIVDPEELKAEVDAYMQDYDKKIEEEEAKAAKEEGVPDEEGWVKVTRKGRKPGLPRTEAANLRVLEREKQKRARKELLNFYAWQHRETKREHIAQLRKKFEEDKQRIALMRAQRKFRPY; from the exons ATGGCGGCCCCCACGGAGCGTGTGGTTGGAGCGGCGCCGGTGGGCTACACGG CTCTGGCGGTGAAGTTCGGGGCGCGGCAGCGCTCGCCCCACTGCTTGTTGGTGAAGGAGCACCAGGTGCGGGAAGGGGCCGGCGCCGCGCACCCGCCTCGCCGCACCCTCTTCGTCCTCAACGTCCCCCCGTACTGCAGCCCG GACTCTCTGTCTAGGCTGTTCGCCCGCTGCGGGCACGTCCAGTCTGTGGACATCTGTGACAAACCAgggctgggagagaaaaaagaaaaagtgacgTCAAAATTCTTCAACCGCAAAACTGTAACG GGATTTCAGGTAGCCTACGTGGTGTTCAGGAAACCAGCAGGTGTCCAGGCAGCCAAGGCCCTGGCACAAGAAGGTCCCTTGCTCATATCAACAGAGAGTCACCCTGTGAAAACCGGCATTAGCA AGTGGATCGACAGCTATGCGGCCTCAATCGTGGATCCAGAGGAGCTGAAGGCTGAGGTGGATGCCTACATGCAAGACTATGACAAAAAGATAGAAGAG GAAGAAGCCAAAGCGGCCAAGGAGGAGGGTGTTCCGGATGAGGAGGGTTGGGTGAAGGTAACACGGAAGGGCCGGAAGCCTGGCCTGCCCCGGACAGAGGCTGCTAACCTGCGGGTGCTGGagagggagaagcagaaaagagccCGCAAAGAGCTGCTCAACTTCTATGCCTGGCAGCATCGTGAGACCAAGAGAGAGC ACATTGCCCAGTTGAGGAAGAAATTTGAGGAGGACAAGCAGAGAATTGCCCTGATGCGAGCCCAGCGCAAGTTTCGGCCATactga
- the SERHL2 gene encoding serine hydrolase-like protein 2 isoform X2 gives MFSELKFPVPWGHVAAKAWGPSEGHPVLCLHGWLDNANTFDKLIPLLPRDCYYVAMDFSGHGLSSHRPAGSPYHFLDYVSDVRRVAAGGSVAGMFCFLYPEMVDKLILLENLGFLLAPEDTEAWLKSKRMVIDRLLSLEAKQQTPKARSPEAALQRLLEANRHLTAEGGAILLQRGATETPAGLVYNRDMRVRTQSRESFTVEQCVKLLQKIQDHVLIIVAQDGLLVPHKLDSRNHFVKALREAFESTLKEHIQLVEVPGSHFVHLNEPEVVSGIISNFLTAQNTRARL, from the exons ATGTTCTCAGAGTTGAAGTTCCCTGTGCCCTGGGGCCACGTGGCAGCCAAAGCCTGGGGACCCTCGGAAGGACACCCGGTGCTGTGCTTGCATGGCTGGCTGGACAATGCCAACACCTTTGACAAGCTCATTCCATTGCTCCCCAGAG ATTGCTATTATGTGGCAATGGATTTTTCTGGCCATGGCTTGTCATCCCACCGACCTGCAGGCTCCCCCTACCATTTTCTGGATTACGTAAGCGACGTGCGCCGGGTGGCAGCAG gTGGGTCTGTGGCAGGAATG TTCTGCTTCCTTTATCCTGAGATGGTGGATAAGCTGATCCTGCTGGAAAATCTTGGCTTTCTGCTGGCTCCAGAG GACACTGAGGCATGGCTGAAATCAAAACGGATGGTGATTGACAGATTACTGAGTCTAGAGGCAAAGCAGCAAACTCCCAAAGCACGGAGCCCTGAAGCAGCATTGCAGAG GCTTTTAGAAGCAAACAGACATCTGACAGCGGAGGGTGGGGCAATCCTACTGCAGCGAGGAGCAACTGAGACACCCGCTG gGCTGGTGTATAACAGAGACATGAGAGTGCGTACG CAGAGTCGAGAGTCCTTCACAGTGGAGCAGTGCGTGAAGCTTCTGCAGAAGATTCAGGACCACGTTCTCATCATTGT AGCACAAGATGGACTCTTGGTACCACACAAGCTAGACAGCAGAAATCACTTTGTGAAAGCCCTGCGGGAGGCATTCGAGTCTACCCTCAAAGAG cacaTCCAGCTAGTAGAGGTGCCTGGGAGTCATTTTGTGCACCTGAATGAGCCCGAGGTGGTGTCTGGGATCATCAGCAACTTCCTGACAGCACAGAACACCAGAGCCAGGCTCTAG
- the SERHL2 gene encoding serine hydrolase-like protein 2 isoform X1, which produces MFSELKFPVPWGHVAAKAWGPSEGHPVLCLHGWLDNANTFDKLIPLLPRDCYYVAMDFSGHGLSSHRPAGSPYHFLDYVSDVRRVAAALQWRRFTLMGHSMGGSVAGMFCFLYPEMVDKLILLENLGFLLAPEDTEAWLKSKRMVIDRLLSLEAKQQTPKARSPEAALQRLLEANRHLTAEGGAILLQRGATETPAGLVYNRDMRVRTQSRESFTVEQCVKLLQKIQDHVLIIVAQDGLLVPHKLDSRNHFVKALREAFESTLKEHIQLVEVPGSHFVHLNEPEVVSGIISNFLTAQNTRARL; this is translated from the exons ATGTTCTCAGAGTTGAAGTTCCCTGTGCCCTGGGGCCACGTGGCAGCCAAAGCCTGGGGACCCTCGGAAGGACACCCGGTGCTGTGCTTGCATGGCTGGCTGGACAATGCCAACACCTTTGACAAGCTCATTCCATTGCTCCCCAGAG ATTGCTATTATGTGGCAATGGATTTTTCTGGCCATGGCTTGTCATCCCACCGACCTGCAGGCTCCCCCTACCATTTTCTGGATTACGTAAGCGACGTGCGCCGGGTGGCAGCAG CTTTGCAGTGGAGACGGTTCACCCTGATGGGTCACAGTATGG gTGGGTCTGTGGCAGGAATG TTCTGCTTCCTTTATCCTGAGATGGTGGATAAGCTGATCCTGCTGGAAAATCTTGGCTTTCTGCTGGCTCCAGAG GACACTGAGGCATGGCTGAAATCAAAACGGATGGTGATTGACAGATTACTGAGTCTAGAGGCAAAGCAGCAAACTCCCAAAGCACGGAGCCCTGAAGCAGCATTGCAGAG GCTTTTAGAAGCAAACAGACATCTGACAGCGGAGGGTGGGGCAATCCTACTGCAGCGAGGAGCAACTGAGACACCCGCTG gGCTGGTGTATAACAGAGACATGAGAGTGCGTACG CAGAGTCGAGAGTCCTTCACAGTGGAGCAGTGCGTGAAGCTTCTGCAGAAGATTCAGGACCACGTTCTCATCATTGT AGCACAAGATGGACTCTTGGTACCACACAAGCTAGACAGCAGAAATCACTTTGTGAAAGCCCTGCGGGAGGCATTCGAGTCTACCCTCAAAGAG cacaTCCAGCTAGTAGAGGTGCCTGGGAGTCATTTTGTGCACCTGAATGAGCCCGAGGTGGTGTCTGGGATCATCAGCAACTTCCTGACAGCACAGAACACCAGAGCCAGGCTCTAG